A region from the Achromobacter seleniivolatilans genome encodes:
- a CDS encoding response regulator transcription factor: protein MRILLVEDDAMLGDAVRANLTQDGASVDWVLDIADAKLALVDHAYQAVLLDLGLPGGSGLTVLKMLRERYDATPVLIITARDRLSDRVQGLDAGADDYIVKPFQLDELQARLRAVTRRSNNTVVSAIRCRDVVVEPARRAVSRAGKEIGLSVHEYRTLLALMERVGQTASREQLEAAVYGGSGTIESNTVAVYIHQLRRKLGDDLIATVHGVGYRIDADAPA from the coding sequence TTGCGAATACTGCTCGTGGAAGACGACGCCATGCTGGGCGACGCCGTGCGCGCCAATCTGACTCAAGATGGCGCCAGCGTGGACTGGGTGCTCGACATTGCAGACGCCAAGCTCGCCTTGGTGGACCACGCTTATCAGGCCGTGCTGCTGGATCTGGGGCTGCCTGGGGGCAGCGGCCTGACCGTGTTGAAAATGCTTCGCGAGCGCTACGACGCAACCCCGGTGCTGATCATTACCGCCCGCGACCGTTTGAGCGACCGGGTTCAGGGGCTGGACGCCGGCGCTGATGACTACATCGTCAAACCGTTTCAGCTGGATGAGCTGCAAGCTCGCCTGCGCGCAGTGACCCGCCGCAGCAATAACACGGTTGTCTCAGCGATACGCTGCCGGGATGTGGTGGTGGAACCGGCCCGCCGCGCGGTGTCCCGGGCAGGCAAGGAAATAGGCTTGAGCGTGCACGAATATCGCACGCTGCTCGCGTTGATGGAACGGGTTGGCCAGACTGCCAGCCGGGAACAGCTGGAAGCCGCGGTGTATGGCGGCAGCGGCACCATTGAAAGCAATACGGTAGCCGTGTATATCCACCAGCTGCGCCGAAAACTGGGCGACGACCTTATCGCCACCGTGCATGGCGTGGGCTACCGCATCGACGCGGATGCACCCGCATGA
- a CDS encoding sensor histidine kinase — translation MKSLRKRLVITLLLTLLVAWVGVFTLQHQSLARTQTGIWDQALLDVGNQALMSMPASLLDAERGPTFALPDSSDFNGDKASFQVWSLADKRLLLRSPGSPEEPLRADFGLGHQTTFVAGQQWRVYSITDASGRVQVQAAKPATEFRESYLAGLWRGVLFATAEFLLLAVATWAVILHAFKPVDRAGKAILEKPPLDQTKLPLAGMPAELRPFITSINQLLEHQGATMERERRFLADAAHELRTPLAALSVQAELVARSTTAQDRATAIEKLRAVAVRTARLSEQLLDQARTDALCVSPSEPVSLDALAVMIVQDYEETASRKRQRVLLNTEACTVMGSLDALGVLLRNLVDNALRYTPEEGCIAVSCRVLPDGRAELSVADDGPGIPDAARARVFDRFYRVAGSSERGSGIGLSLVSQIAARHAAAINCQTGLNGGGLSIAVIFPLMR, via the coding sequence ATGAAATCGCTGCGCAAGCGCCTGGTGATCACCTTGCTGCTGACCTTGCTGGTAGCCTGGGTCGGCGTCTTCACGCTCCAGCATCAGAGCCTGGCGCGGACGCAGACCGGCATCTGGGATCAGGCACTGCTGGACGTTGGCAATCAGGCGCTCATGTCCATGCCCGCAAGTTTGCTTGATGCCGAGCGAGGCCCGACTTTCGCCCTGCCCGACTCCAGTGACTTCAATGGCGACAAAGCCAGCTTCCAGGTCTGGTCGCTGGCGGACAAGCGCCTGCTGCTACGCAGCCCTGGCTCTCCCGAAGAACCGTTGCGCGCAGATTTCGGCCTGGGGCACCAGACGACATTTGTCGCCGGCCAGCAATGGCGCGTTTATTCCATCACAGATGCCAGCGGGCGCGTGCAGGTGCAGGCCGCCAAACCTGCCACCGAGTTCCGGGAATCCTACCTGGCTGGCTTATGGCGCGGCGTCCTTTTCGCGACCGCTGAATTCCTGCTGTTGGCGGTGGCGACCTGGGCAGTGATCCTGCATGCCTTCAAACCCGTTGACCGCGCGGGCAAGGCCATCCTGGAAAAACCGCCCTTGGATCAGACCAAACTGCCGCTGGCTGGTATGCCCGCCGAACTGCGCCCGTTCATCACGTCAATCAACCAATTGCTTGAACACCAGGGCGCCACGATGGAACGCGAACGCCGCTTCCTGGCGGACGCCGCGCATGAACTGCGCACACCGCTTGCGGCGCTCAGCGTGCAAGCAGAACTGGTCGCGCGCAGCACCACGGCGCAGGACCGCGCCACTGCGATCGAAAAACTGCGGGCGGTGGCGGTCCGCACGGCGCGGCTATCGGAACAGTTGCTGGATCAGGCGCGCACGGACGCGCTATGTGTCAGCCCGTCCGAACCCGTTTCGCTGGACGCCCTGGCTGTCATGATCGTGCAGGATTATGAAGAGACCGCCAGCCGAAAACGTCAGCGCGTACTGCTCAACACCGAGGCCTGCACCGTCATGGGCAGCCTGGACGCGCTGGGCGTATTGTTGCGCAACCTGGTGGACAACGCGCTGCGCTATACCCCCGAGGAAGGCTGCATCGCAGTGTCATGCCGCGTGCTTCCAGACGGCCGGGCCGAGCTCAGCGTGGCGGACGATGGGCCAGGCATTCCCGACGCGGCACGCGCTCGCGTATTCGACCGCTTCTATCGCGTGGCTGGTTCGAGCGAACGCGGCAGCGGCATTGGCTTGTCCCTGGTCAGCCAGATCGCCGCGCGCCATGCCGCCGCCATCAACTGCCAAACGGGCTTGAATGGCGGCGGACTGTCCATAGCGGTGATTTTTCCGCTGATGCGCTGA
- a CDS encoding MipA/OmpV family protein → MRTGMLARRPLLAAVALLAATGAQAEQSGPNFVGLGVGVVPVYQGSDDYRTLPVPMINYHSGNFFITPRAGLPAMGLKTSLAKDLDAGVFVGLGLGRKSSDSDRLKGLDDIDFHGAYGAYVEWAPGPYSLGMAYKQAARSGYGGSLELRASYLAWRSESSSLRFGVSTEWANKDQMQTWYGVTSSQAAKSRAGLKEYSASSGFKSVALFSTWSYRFTPSWSAVTTVGVSSLVGDVRDSPLVERNTNVFGNVGVIYAF, encoded by the coding sequence ATGAGAACCGGTATGTTAGCAAGGCGCCCGCTCCTGGCCGCAGTTGCGCTATTAGCCGCTACAGGCGCGCAGGCCGAGCAGTCAGGCCCCAATTTCGTGGGCCTGGGTGTCGGCGTGGTGCCGGTATATCAGGGGTCGGATGACTACCGCACGCTGCCGGTGCCCATGATCAACTATCACTCCGGCAACTTCTTCATCACGCCGCGGGCGGGATTGCCCGCCATGGGGTTGAAGACGAGCCTGGCGAAGGATCTGGACGCGGGCGTGTTTGTCGGCCTGGGGCTGGGCCGCAAGTCGAGCGATTCGGACAGGCTCAAGGGGCTGGACGATATTGATTTCCATGGCGCCTATGGCGCGTACGTTGAATGGGCTCCGGGTCCGTATTCGTTGGGCATGGCCTATAAGCAGGCAGCGCGCAGCGGTTATGGCGGTTCGTTGGAATTGCGCGCCAGCTATCTGGCGTGGCGCAGCGAAAGCAGCAGCTTGCGTTTTGGTGTCAGCACCGAATGGGCGAATAAGGACCAAATGCAGACCTGGTACGGCGTAACGTCCAGCCAAGCCGCCAAGAGCCGCGCGGGACTGAAGGAATACTCGGCGTCTTCGGGCTTCAAATCCGTCGCGTTGTTTTCGACCTGGTCGTACCGCTTCACGCCGAGCTGGAGCGCCGTGACCACGGTTGGCGTGAGCTCGCTGGTTGGCGATGTGCGCGACAGTCCTCTGGTTGAACGCAACACCAACGTCTTCGGCAACGTTGGCGTGATTTACGCTTTCTGA